The Spirosoma radiotolerans genome has a window encoding:
- a CDS encoding glycoside hydrolase family 140 protein codes for MKKLLMLIGLLLIQSLVWAQQPFANGRLKVSANKRYLVHQNNTPFFWLGDTAWELFHRLNREEADQYLKRRAEQGFTVVQAVALAEFDGLKEPNPYGDTPLLNNDPTTPNEAYFKHVDFIVDKAAQYGIVIGFLPTWGDKIFKNTWGQGPEIFTVANAKAYGRYVGNRYKNRENIVWILGGDRNPREGSQDLAIWRAMADGIEESVGGADKALMTYHPQPNGQEGGASKWFQADDWFDFNMHQNGHCRFTPIYDNISMSYNRQPTRPTMDAEPIYEDHPVCFNAKDLGTSNAYDVRLYAYLDLFAGAHGHTYGCHDIWQMYSAKRPSVNGPHFFWPEAMELPGANQMAHVRHLMTSRPQLDRVPDQSLIVENNLSAAERIQATRGTDYAFVYSATGKAFTVNPGKVSGKSLTATWFDPRTGKTQSAGHFNNQKAQQFKPPTQGYGQDWVLVLDDDTRNYPRL; via the coding sequence ATGAAAAAACTCCTTATGCTTATTGGATTGCTGCTTATACAGAGCCTCGTTTGGGCGCAGCAACCGTTTGCCAACGGACGACTGAAGGTGTCAGCCAATAAACGTTATCTGGTTCATCAGAACAATACTCCTTTTTTCTGGCTGGGCGATACGGCCTGGGAACTGTTTCACCGGCTCAACCGCGAAGAGGCTGATCAATACCTCAAACGTCGGGCAGAACAGGGCTTTACAGTGGTGCAGGCGGTAGCGCTGGCCGAATTCGACGGCCTGAAAGAGCCCAATCCCTATGGTGATACGCCCTTGCTCAATAATGATCCGACCACGCCCAATGAGGCCTATTTTAAACATGTCGATTTTATTGTCGACAAAGCAGCTCAGTATGGTATTGTGATTGGTTTCCTGCCAACCTGGGGCGACAAGATATTTAAAAATACCTGGGGCCAGGGTCCTGAAATTTTCACCGTAGCCAATGCGAAGGCATACGGCCGGTATGTTGGTAATCGGTATAAAAACCGTGAGAATATCGTCTGGATTCTGGGTGGTGACCGCAATCCCCGCGAAGGATCGCAGGATTTGGCCATCTGGCGGGCAATGGCTGATGGCATTGAGGAGAGTGTTGGGGGAGCCGACAAGGCGTTAATGACCTACCACCCGCAGCCCAATGGACAGGAGGGAGGAGCCTCGAAATGGTTCCAGGCCGATGATTGGTTCGACTTCAATATGCACCAGAACGGGCATTGCCGGTTTACACCCATTTATGACAATATCAGCATGTCGTATAACCGCCAACCCACCCGCCCAACGATGGACGCTGAACCGATTTATGAAGACCATCCGGTCTGCTTCAATGCCAAAGATCTGGGTACGTCCAACGCGTACGATGTACGCTTATATGCCTACCTCGATCTGTTTGCGGGGGCGCATGGCCATACGTACGGGTGCCACGACATCTGGCAGATGTACAGTGCCAAGCGCCCATCCGTCAATGGGCCTCACTTCTTCTGGCCGGAAGCGATGGAGCTTCCGGGTGCCAATCAAATGGCACATGTGCGTCATCTGATGACATCTCGGCCGCAACTCGACCGGGTCCCCGATCAGTCCCTGATTGTTGAAAATAACCTGAGTGCTGCCGAACGCATTCAGGCTACGCGGGGAACCGACTACGCCTTTGTGTATTCAGCAACTGGCAAAGCATTTACCGTGAATCCGGGTAAGGTTTCGGGAAAAAGTTTAACAGCAACCTGGTTCGATCCGCGAACGGGCAAAACTCAGTCGGCTGGCCATTTCAATAATCAGAAGGCACAGCAATTCAAGCCACCCACCCAGGGCTATGGGCAGGACTGGGTGCTGGTGCTTGACGATGACACAAGGAACTATCCTCGTTTGTGA
- the treS gene encoding maltose alpha-D-glucosyltransferase: protein MEKNNAALDENLHWYKDAIIYELHIKAFSDGNSDGIGDFQGLLGKLDYLQELGVTAIWLLPFYPSPLRDDGYDIADYYTINPSYGTIEQFKLFLEEAHQRNLKVITELVINHSSDQHPWFQRARRAPKGSPERDYYVWTDDPTQFKDVRIIFQDFEASNWTWDPEAQQYYWHRFFYHQPDLNYDSPLVQSEVFKMIDYWCELGVDGFRLDAVPYLFEREGTNGENLPETHAFLKKLRKHIDDHFPGVVFLAEANMWPEDSASYFGDGDECHMNYHFPVMPRMFMALQMEDRYPITDIFDQTPAIPDNCQWAIFLRNHDELTLEMVTDEERDYMYKTYAKDPKAKINLGIRHRLAPLMGNNRKKVELLNSLLFSLPGTPVIYYGDEIGMGDNVYLGDRDGVRTPMQWSPDRNAGFSSTNPQKLYLPTVLDPEYHYESVNVETQRRNTSSLFWFMKRMINLRKMHKAFGRGDLVFLTVENPKVLAFTRSYEDETLLIVINLSKYAQPAEIELKGFKGYVPVEVFSKNAFPPVAETESYFFTLAPHDYQWFALEKQRVEAIDSATLPLVRAKSWDALLNNRTRQELETVVLPDYLPKTEWFNGKNQTLHEISITNHAPLSLPDGSAHVLLIEVTYERGLPELYQLVVGFAKDTAATKLRESCPESVIATLEVGEETGLLCDGLYMTDVQQALLQNMIQKSSGKTAGLQFESIPALDTYVEEHPEIKSKLMPNGPGYASISYDLRFVLKLYRKLDVLVNPDTEMIRFLSETAQFKFVPAFSGSVEITTTDKPIMLGTMQEMADNHGDGKGYVLERINNFIERILARDKEQLDSALSAPRGTLTQPIAFDDLPFETRELLGQRAAEQARLLGIRIGQMHQALASSKSVKDFAPEDFSLHYQRSLFSGMQSLVRESFQLQKNTLKSLPDMVRQDVEQLQGQKEKVLTTLRRIYTKKLDTAKIRIHGDLKLEKIMVTGKDIAIQDFGGDPARSYSERRLKRSPLRDVASMIHSFYYVTYEGFLNNNQVPEGDTTLRLLPYATFWVHYMRGFFIKAYLETVQGSSFVPADPAEQQMMIETYLLEKAIPSLSYELTHRPDWARVPLEVIKSIINNVSNK, encoded by the coding sequence ATGGAAAAAAATAACGCAGCATTAGATGAAAATCTCCACTGGTACAAAGACGCCATTATTTATGAATTACACATTAAGGCCTTTAGCGATGGCAATAGTGATGGAATCGGTGATTTTCAGGGCCTGCTCGGAAAGCTGGATTACTTACAGGAATTAGGCGTCACGGCCATCTGGCTGTTGCCTTTCTACCCGTCGCCCCTGCGCGACGATGGATACGACATTGCCGATTACTACACCATCAACCCCTCTTACGGGACAATTGAGCAGTTTAAACTTTTTCTGGAAGAGGCTCACCAGCGCAACCTGAAAGTCATTACAGAACTGGTCATTAATCACTCGTCCGATCAGCACCCCTGGTTTCAGCGCGCTCGTCGAGCCCCCAAAGGATCGCCCGAACGAGATTATTACGTCTGGACCGACGACCCGACTCAGTTTAAAGATGTCCGCATTATCTTTCAGGATTTCGAAGCCTCCAACTGGACCTGGGACCCCGAAGCCCAGCAATACTACTGGCACCGCTTTTTTTATCACCAGCCCGACCTGAACTACGACAGCCCGCTGGTACAGAGTGAAGTGTTCAAGATGATCGACTACTGGTGCGAACTGGGCGTGGATGGATTTCGGCTGGATGCCGTTCCGTACCTGTTCGAACGCGAAGGCACCAACGGCGAAAATCTGCCCGAAACCCATGCCTTCCTCAAAAAACTACGCAAACACATCGATGATCATTTTCCGGGGGTTGTCTTCCTGGCCGAAGCCAATATGTGGCCTGAAGATTCGGCCTCGTACTTCGGCGATGGCGACGAGTGCCACATGAACTACCATTTCCCAGTTATGCCCCGGATGTTCATGGCGCTCCAAATGGAGGACCGCTACCCGATAACCGATATTTTCGACCAGACCCCCGCTATTCCGGACAACTGCCAATGGGCCATTTTCCTCAGAAATCACGACGAGCTAACCCTCGAAATGGTGACCGACGAAGAGCGGGATTACATGTACAAAACCTACGCAAAAGACCCCAAAGCCAAAATCAACCTTGGTATTCGGCACCGCCTGGCTCCGCTCATGGGCAACAATCGCAAGAAAGTAGAGTTGCTGAATAGCCTGCTGTTTTCGCTGCCCGGTACGCCCGTTATTTATTATGGCGACGAAATCGGGATGGGCGACAACGTTTACCTGGGCGACCGGGATGGGGTGCGGACCCCTATGCAGTGGTCACCGGATCGGAATGCAGGTTTTTCGAGCACCAATCCCCAAAAACTTTATTTACCGACCGTTCTCGACCCGGAGTACCATTATGAATCCGTGAATGTAGAAACCCAGCGTCGCAACACGTCTTCGCTGTTCTGGTTCATGAAGCGGATGATCAACCTGCGAAAAATGCACAAGGCATTCGGGCGGGGTGATCTTGTCTTTCTGACCGTTGAGAACCCCAAGGTACTGGCTTTCACCCGTTCGTACGAAGACGAAACGTTGCTGATTGTTATCAACTTATCCAAATATGCCCAGCCCGCTGAAATAGAACTCAAAGGTTTTAAAGGCTATGTACCGGTTGAAGTATTCAGTAAAAATGCGTTCCCGCCCGTAGCCGAAACGGAGTCGTACTTCTTTACCCTGGCTCCCCACGATTATCAGTGGTTTGCCCTGGAGAAACAGCGCGTCGAAGCTATCGACTCCGCTACGCTGCCTTTGGTTCGGGCCAAAAGCTGGGATGCCTTGCTGAATAACCGCACCCGGCAAGAGCTGGAAACGGTGGTGCTACCGGATTATTTACCCAAAACGGAGTGGTTTAACGGCAAGAATCAGACGCTGCACGAGATTTCCATAACCAATCACGCCCCGCTTTCCTTACCAGATGGATCAGCGCATGTGCTGCTGATCGAAGTCACTTATGAGCGGGGGTTGCCCGAATTGTACCAGCTCGTGGTTGGGTTTGCCAAAGATACGGCTGCAACCAAACTCAGGGAAAGCTGCCCGGAGTCTGTCATCGCCACTCTGGAAGTCGGCGAGGAAACAGGGCTTCTGTGCGACGGGCTCTACATGACCGACGTGCAACAGGCTTTGCTTCAGAACATGATTCAGAAGAGTTCGGGCAAAACAGCCGGGCTTCAATTCGAGAGCATACCAGCGCTGGACACCTATGTGGAGGAACACCCCGAGATCAAATCGAAACTGATGCCAAATGGCCCCGGCTATGCGTCGATCAGCTACGACTTACGATTCGTGCTGAAGCTATACCGTAAGCTGGACGTTCTGGTCAACCCCGATACCGAGATGATACGCTTTCTGTCGGAGACGGCCCAGTTCAAATTTGTTCCTGCCTTCTCCGGCTCCGTCGAAATAACCACGACTGACAAGCCAATTATGCTCGGAACCATGCAGGAAATGGCCGATAATCATGGTGATGGAAAAGGGTATGTGCTGGAACGGATCAATAACTTCATCGAGCGAATTCTGGCCCGTGACAAAGAGCAACTGGATAGTGCCCTGAGTGCGCCCCGTGGCACGTTAACGCAACCCATCGCCTTCGACGACCTTCCGTTCGAGACGCGGGAACTGCTGGGGCAGCGGGCCGCCGAACAGGCCCGACTGCTGGGCATTCGGATTGGACAGATGCACCAGGCCCTGGCATCCAGCAAGTCAGTCAAGGACTTTGCTCCGGAAGACTTTTCCCTGCACTACCAGCGTTCTCTCTTCTCGGGCATGCAGTCGCTGGTTCGGGAGAGTTTTCAACTCCAGAAAAATACGCTAAAATCCTTACCCGACATGGTCAGACAGGATGTGGAGCAGTTACAGGGCCAGAAGGAAAAAGTGCTGACAACCCTCCGGCGAATTTACACTAAAAAGCTGGATACGGCTAAAATCCGGATTCACGGCGATCTGAAACTGGAAAAGATCATGGTTACTGGCAAAGACATCGCCATTCAGGATTTCGGTGGCGATCCGGCCCGCAGTTACAGCGAACGACGGCTGAAACGTTCGCCCCTACGGGATGTAGCCAGCATGATCCACTCCTTTTATTACGTGACGTATGAAGGTTTCCTGAATAACAACCAGGTGCCGGAAGGCGATACGACATTACGGTTGCTTCCCTATGCTACGTTTTGGGTGCACTACATGCGGGGATTCTTCATTAAAGCGTATTTGGAGACTGTTCAGGGGAGTTCGTTTGTTCCGGCTGACCCCGCCGAGCAGCAAATGATGATCGAAACCTACCTGCTCGAAAAGGCAATTCCCAGCTTATCGTATGAGCTGACTCACCGGCCCGACTGGGCACGCGTTCCACTGGAAGTAATCAAATCGATTATCAACAACGTGAGTAATAAATAG
- a CDS encoding VOC family protein, translating to MKLAEEATMRYTSLFNNSVITKISRYGEGAPSPAGTAISVSFQLDGQDSDPIAGHFQRTNPRHERFNKPILSVTTKQPGESGPTFVKTKST from the coding sequence ATGAAATTGGCTGAAGAAGCGACAATGCGGTACACGTCTCTTTTCAACAATTCAGTCATTACCAAAATCAGCCGTTATGGAGAAGGCGCCCCTTCTCCGGCAGGAACGGCCATATCGGTCTCCTTTCAGCTTGATGGGCAGGACTCTGACCCAATCGCTGGTCATTTCCAGCGAACCAACCCTCGTCATGAACGTTTCAACAAACCAATTTTGAGCGTTACAACAAAGCAGCCCGGAGAGTCAGGACCGACCTTTGTCAAAACAAAAAGCACATAA
- a CDS encoding sterol desaturase family protein, translated as MLESLFSAPVIPIDQLWTVERGAPNLILWAVPAMIVLTAIEMIVTYIQEKPYYDKWETVGSVLVGLGSLVVGAGVKLGLLYGVVWVYNQLPWRMELQWWTLIPCYLIFDFCSYWAHRVSHGQRFWWATHVVHHSGEHYNLSVSFRLSWIQNLKIIFFVPVALIGFHPIVFFTVSQLAVLFQFWVHTEYIKKLPRWVEYIFATPSNHRVHHGSQEKYIDKNFGATFIFWDRIFDTYQPEEERPIYGITTNIDQKANPFHINFHELSDIVRDVKSAKGWRNKWFYAFGSPIKVAQQKQRMTELRVEETEPVA; from the coding sequence ATGCTTGAATCCTTATTCAGTGCTCCCGTTATTCCAATCGATCAACTCTGGACGGTTGAACGAGGGGCACCCAATTTGATCTTGTGGGCAGTTCCTGCCATGATTGTGCTGACCGCAATCGAAATGATTGTTACCTACATTCAGGAGAAACCCTACTATGATAAATGGGAAACCGTTGGCTCCGTGCTGGTTGGGCTGGGGTCGCTGGTGGTTGGGGCGGGCGTAAAGCTGGGCTTACTGTATGGTGTCGTTTGGGTCTATAATCAGTTGCCCTGGCGGATGGAGCTTCAGTGGTGGACGCTGATCCCCTGTTATCTGATCTTCGACTTTTGCAGCTACTGGGCACACCGGGTATCGCATGGGCAGCGTTTTTGGTGGGCAACGCATGTGGTACATCATTCGGGAGAGCATTATAACCTGAGTGTTTCATTTCGATTAAGCTGGATTCAGAATCTGAAGATCATCTTTTTTGTACCCGTCGCATTGATAGGTTTTCACCCGATAGTATTTTTTACAGTTAGCCAGTTAGCGGTACTTTTTCAATTCTGGGTGCACACAGAGTACATCAAAAAACTGCCCCGATGGGTTGAATATATTTTTGCAACACCGTCCAATCACCGCGTTCATCATGGTTCGCAGGAGAAGTACATCGACAAAAACTTTGGCGCAACGTTTATTTTCTGGGATCGGATCTTCGACACCTACCAACCTGAAGAAGAACGCCCGATTTATGGGATTACGACCAATATTGACCAGAAGGCCAACCCATTTCACATTAATTTCCATGAGTTATCCGACATTGTTCGCGATGTAAAAAGTGCCAAAGGATGGCGGAACAAGTGGTTCTACGCCTTCGGAAGCCCGATAAAAGTAGCCCAGCAAAAACAGCGGATGACCGAACTGCGGGTTGAAGAGACGGAACCGGTTGCCTGA
- a CDS encoding DUF421 domain-containing protein, translating into MNPYELTDWQRILFGEQPPLFLLEVLGRSLVMFCVIFLALRATGKRTVRQLSVIELVLIIGLGSAAGDPMFYDDVGLLPALAVFLIIIISYRLLAKLASKSVKLSDWVEGKAVLIIEEGVFAIAEFAKEDMGQDEFFMELRSAGVEHLGQLRRAYVESSGNISLYYYEDTDVKPGLPVLPELFAKRSAKIEQSGTYSCSFCGHVQHLPSSVLNQVCPRCKRNEWVKALHTRRVT; encoded by the coding sequence ATGAACCCTTACGAACTTACCGATTGGCAACGCATTCTGTTCGGAGAACAACCCCCCCTGTTTTTACTGGAAGTTTTAGGTCGGTCACTGGTGATGTTTTGCGTTATTTTTCTGGCCCTGCGGGCTACGGGAAAGCGTACTGTCCGGCAGCTATCGGTTATTGAACTAGTTCTGATCATTGGTCTTGGATCGGCGGCTGGTGATCCCATGTTTTACGATGATGTTGGTCTACTGCCTGCATTGGCTGTTTTCCTGATTATTATCATCAGCTATCGGCTTTTAGCCAAACTGGCCTCAAAGTCCGTCAAACTGTCGGATTGGGTAGAAGGCAAAGCCGTGCTCATCATTGAGGAAGGGGTATTTGCCATTGCCGAATTTGCCAAGGAAGATATGGGGCAGGATGAGTTTTTTATGGAGCTTCGATCGGCCGGGGTCGAGCACCTGGGTCAGTTACGGAGAGCCTACGTGGAAAGTAGCGGAAACATCAGCCTCTATTATTATGAAGACACCGACGTGAAGCCAGGGCTGCCCGTCCTGCCCGAGTTATTCGCCAAACGATCAGCGAAAATTGAGCAATCTGGTACCTACAGTTGCAGCTTTTGTGGTCATGTTCAGCACTTGCCTTCGTCTGTATTGAATCAGGTTTGCCCACGCTGCAAACGGAATGAATGGGTTAAGGCGTTGCATACCCGGCGAGTAACCTGA
- a CDS encoding thiamine pyrophosphate-dependent enzyme, with the protein MAKTGGDLLIERLIEWGVDTIFGLPGDGINGLFESLRTHQDQIRFIQVRHEEAAAFMAAGYAKFTGKLGVCMATSGCGGLHLLNGLYDAKYDGQPVLAITGHTYHDISGSMYQQDADLTKVFLDLAPYNERIMGPDHVVNAVDQAIRTALGQSTVSHISFPKDFQDWTVGDDTRTMPNVKGHTDVLRVSTAISPVLDQLKRAADLINAGSKVVVFAGRGALHARDEVIQLAEAVGGPIIKALLGKGVVPDDNPYTTGGLGLLGTAPSQDAMEECDTLVMIGTHFPYLEYYPKPGQAKTIQIDLDPTHIGLRTPVDVGLIGDTKTVLQALLPLINHKEDRSFLEKAQERMTFWRELMTERGTQTNIPMKPQVVPHVISPLLNDDAIVTCDCGNNTTWAARHIQMRGTMQFSTSGLLATMGSGLPYAIAASVAYPGRQVVALVGDGGFTMLMGEMATAVKYKLPIKVFIFHNNSYGQIKWEQIVLEGNPEFGVDIQSIDFAAYAQACGATGFTLDDPKNADDVIRRALAHDGPVIVDAIVDQNEPPMPGKITTDQAIELTKALVRGERDSGDIIKNIIGNQVREAVATTGRSLLTVLPGIGK; encoded by the coding sequence ATGGCAAAAACTGGAGGAGATCTATTAATTGAACGGTTGATTGAATGGGGCGTCGATACCATTTTTGGTTTGCCCGGCGATGGTATAAACGGCCTTTTTGAATCGTTGCGTACGCATCAGGACCAGATTCGCTTTATTCAGGTACGTCATGAAGAAGCGGCTGCCTTCATGGCCGCCGGGTATGCTAAATTTACAGGAAAGCTGGGCGTTTGTATGGCCACCTCCGGTTGTGGCGGGCTCCACTTGTTGAATGGGCTCTATGATGCCAAATACGATGGCCAGCCGGTGCTGGCCATTACTGGCCATACGTACCACGATATCAGTGGCTCCATGTACCAGCAGGATGCCGATCTGACGAAAGTATTTCTGGATCTAGCTCCTTATAATGAGCGCATTATGGGGCCGGATCATGTGGTCAACGCTGTCGATCAGGCAATCCGAACAGCACTGGGCCAAAGCACCGTATCGCACATATCCTTTCCGAAAGATTTTCAGGATTGGACCGTTGGGGATGATACGCGAACGATGCCCAATGTTAAGGGGCATACGGATGTATTACGGGTGAGTACCGCTATATCGCCCGTCCTTGATCAACTGAAGCGGGCCGCTGACCTGATCAATGCCGGTAGTAAAGTCGTTGTCTTTGCGGGTCGTGGAGCCCTTCATGCCCGCGACGAGGTTATCCAACTGGCTGAAGCCGTGGGTGGACCTATTATTAAAGCGCTGTTGGGTAAAGGGGTGGTCCCCGATGATAACCCGTACACTACCGGAGGGTTGGGCCTATTGGGCACCGCTCCTTCGCAGGATGCCATGGAAGAGTGCGACACGCTCGTCATGATTGGCACTCACTTCCCCTATCTGGAATATTATCCAAAACCCGGACAGGCAAAAACCATACAAATCGACCTCGATCCCACGCATATCGGGTTGCGAACGCCGGTCGATGTGGGCTTAATTGGCGATACCAAAACCGTTCTTCAGGCCCTCTTGCCGCTCATTAACCACAAGGAAGACCGCAGTTTCCTGGAAAAAGCACAGGAACGAATGACCTTCTGGCGCGAGCTGATGACCGAGCGGGGTACCCAGACGAACATTCCCATGAAACCACAAGTGGTGCCCCACGTAATCAGCCCGTTGCTGAACGATGATGCTATTGTCACCTGCGATTGTGGAAATAACACGACCTGGGCAGCCCGCCACATTCAGATGCGGGGCACCATGCAGTTTTCAACGTCGGGCTTGCTGGCGACAATGGGATCGGGTTTACCGTATGCTATCGCGGCTTCAGTGGCCTACCCTGGTCGGCAGGTGGTTGCGCTCGTGGGCGATGGCGGCTTTACGATGCTGATGGGCGAAATGGCGACGGCGGTTAAATATAAGCTGCCCATCAAAGTGTTCATATTCCATAACAATTCGTATGGGCAGATAAAGTGGGAGCAGATCGTATTGGAAGGTAACCCTGAGTTTGGGGTTGATATTCAGTCGATTGACTTTGCCGCCTACGCCCAGGCTTGCGGAGCCACCGGGTTTACGCTGGATGATCCGAAAAATGCAGACGATGTCATTCGCCGGGCACTGGCTCACGACGGCCCTGTCATTGTAGATGCGATTGTGGATCAGAATGAACCGCCCATGCCTGGAAAAATCACAACCGATCAGGCTATCGAGCTGACAAAGGCACTGGTCCGGGGTGAACGTGACAGTGGCGATATCATCAAAAACATTATCGGTAATCAGGTTCGCGAGGCCGTTGCTACCACTGGACGAAGCTTACTTACGGTGTTGCCAGGTATCGGGAAATAA
- a CDS encoding response regulator, with translation MEVNGPIIFIDDDEDDQLILKPILEEIAPLSSILFFTNGQVAVDYLKTTEQRPFLIISEVNLAGINGLELRRQIEEDAQLRKRAIPFIFFTHPVYKHMVEEAYDLTIQGFFEKRDSISEIRLQLQAIIDYWSKCLHPNRFTNED, from the coding sequence ATGGAAGTAAATGGCCCGATCATCTTTATCGATGATGATGAAGACGACCAGCTTATTCTCAAGCCTATCTTAGAAGAAATTGCCCCATTAAGCTCTATTTTATTCTTTACGAATGGACAGGTAGCGGTAGATTATTTAAAAACAACCGAACAGCGCCCTTTTCTAATTATTTCCGAAGTCAACTTAGCGGGAATAAACGGATTGGAACTACGTCGACAGATTGAAGAAGACGCTCAGTTGAGGAAACGAGCCATCCCCTTTATCTTCTTTACCCATCCCGTTTACAAGCATATGGTTGAAGAAGCGTATGACCTGACAATTCAGGGTTTCTTCGAAAAAAGGGATAGCATTAGTGAGATACGCCTGCAGCTACAGGCGATCATTGATTATTGGTCAAAATGCCTGCATCCCAACCGCTTTACAAACGAGGACTAA